In Georgenia soli, a genomic segment contains:
- a CDS encoding dihydrodipicolinate synthase family protein: protein MARELNLGGVVVATALPYREDPSAPAGLEVDYDRFAEHCEWLVDNGCRGVGPNGSLGEYSSLTDEERRRVVQTAVQAVGDRGVVVAGVHGAGWHQAKHWAEVAAEDGANGVLCLPPTMYRSDRRGVVEHFEKVSEAGLPMMIYNNPIDTKVDLTPDLVAELAGIENVVAVKEFSTDVRRAFAIADACEAAGTSIDVIAGADDVLFECMVDGAVGWFGGYPNVFPAETVAVYNHMAEGRYAEAREIYRSLIAAFRWDSRTEFVQAIKLGMDMVGRYGGPCRPPRTALSPEMEAQVRADTQRALEALSQLTATTVS from the coding sequence ATGGCACGAGAGCTGAACCTCGGCGGGGTGGTCGTGGCCACGGCGCTGCCGTACCGGGAGGACCCGTCGGCCCCGGCCGGGCTCGAGGTCGACTACGACCGGTTCGCCGAGCACTGCGAGTGGCTGGTCGACAACGGCTGCCGCGGCGTCGGGCCGAACGGCTCGCTGGGGGAGTACTCCTCCCTGACCGACGAGGAGCGCCGCCGCGTCGTCCAGACCGCCGTCCAGGCCGTGGGTGACCGGGGCGTCGTCGTCGCCGGCGTCCACGGCGCCGGGTGGCACCAGGCCAAGCACTGGGCCGAGGTCGCGGCCGAGGACGGCGCGAACGGGGTGCTGTGCCTGCCGCCGACGATGTACCGCTCGGACCGCCGCGGCGTCGTCGAGCACTTCGAGAAGGTCTCCGAGGCCGGCCTGCCGATGATGATCTACAACAACCCGATCGACACCAAGGTCGACCTCACCCCGGACCTGGTCGCCGAGCTGGCGGGCATCGAGAACGTCGTCGCCGTCAAGGAGTTCAGCACCGACGTGCGCCGCGCCTTCGCGATCGCGGACGCGTGCGAGGCGGCGGGGACGAGCATCGACGTCATCGCCGGCGCGGACGACGTCCTCTTCGAGTGCATGGTCGACGGCGCCGTCGGCTGGTTCGGCGGGTACCCGAACGTCTTCCCCGCCGAGACCGTCGCCGTGTACAACCACATGGCCGAGGGCCGGTACGCCGAGGCCCGCGAGATCTACCGCAGCCTCATCGCGGCCTTCCGCTGGGACTCCAGGACCGAGTTCGTCCAGGCGATCAAGCTCGGCATGGACATGGTCGGGCGCTACGGCGGCCCGTGCCGCCCGCCGCGCACCGCCCTGAGCCCGGAGATGGAGGCGCAGGTGCGCGCCGACACGCAGCGCGCCCTCGAGGCGCTCTCCCAGCTCACCGCCACCACCGTCTCCTAG
- a CDS encoding DUF4870 domain-containing protein: protein MTTNYPEGSSTAGTPDRSGDDGAQQTPPPHGPDSPGYGQPGEPAFGQPGPGEAGATSGEAPYGQGAVPPPPASTGQSWQDPQAGYGGHPGYGAPGEAPASGGYDAGYGAGYGQGQPGGYGQPGAGYNSGQPGGYAQGQPGGYGQPGGYAQGQPGGYGQPGAAPGYGQGQPGYGQPGYQPHAPVMSDSDQRLWSTLTHLSALIFPLLGPLVAWLVLRERGAFVEDQTKESLNFNITMTLIGVVITIVSVITLGLGAILYLYYVAALIFIILAAVAANRGERYRYPLTIRLVN from the coding sequence ATGACGACCAACTACCCCGAGGGGTCGAGCACGGCAGGCACCCCGGACCGCTCCGGCGACGACGGCGCACAGCAGACCCCGCCGCCTCACGGTCCCGACAGCCCGGGCTACGGCCAGCCCGGCGAGCCCGCCTTCGGCCAGCCTGGTCCCGGTGAGGCCGGTGCCACCTCCGGCGAGGCACCGTACGGCCAGGGCGCCGTTCCGCCGCCGCCCGCGTCGACCGGGCAGAGCTGGCAGGACCCGCAGGCCGGCTACGGCGGGCACCCGGGGTACGGGGCACCGGGCGAGGCTCCGGCGTCGGGTGGGTACGACGCGGGCTACGGCGCCGGCTACGGCCAGGGGCAGCCCGGTGGCTACGGTCAGCCCGGCGCGGGCTACAACTCCGGCCAGCCCGGTGGTTACGCCCAGGGACAGCCCGGGGGCTACGGCCAGCCGGGTGGCTACGCCCAGGGACAGCCCGGCGGCTACGGCCAGCCAGGCGCGGCCCCTGGGTACGGTCAGGGCCAGCCGGGCTACGGCCAGCCCGGCTACCAGCCCCACGCCCCCGTCATGAGCGACAGCGACCAGCGGCTCTGGTCCACGCTGACCCACCTCAGCGCGCTGATCTTCCCGCTGCTGGGCCCGCTGGTCGCCTGGCTGGTGCTCCGCGAGCGCGGCGCGTTCGTCGAGGACCAGACCAAGGAGTCGCTGAACTTCAACATCACCATGACGCTCATCGGCGTCGTCATCACGATCGTCTCGGTGATCACGCTCGGGCTCGGGGCGATCCTGTACCTCTACTACGTCGCCGCGCTGATCTTCATCATCCTGGCGGCTGTCGCCGCAAACCGCGGCGAGCGCTACCGCTACCCGCTCACGATCCGCCTGGTGAACTGA
- a CDS encoding beta-galactosidase, with protein MPQPDRRAEHRRRPRRRLLATAGVLALAFTGAAVVPGSPPAAAEPTAVAATEQAVHSTEIFPGNDGRPHRVTWDEKSFMVDGERLNVWSGEFHYWRLPSPDHWRDLLQKIKANGFNAVSLYFFWGLHQTTSGGEFDFSGVKDIDRLLTMAAEEGLYVIARPGPYVNAEISMGGLPAYLTNRGPGLRTTDPENLADSLDWIDAFDRIVLEHEVTTGKGSVIMYQIENEMLSESAERVAFMRALSQKVRDDGISVPLFHNDYNLGGRFVPGEDGPAGDVGLDFYAYDSYPLGFNCSAGRNRITDTEATYRTISPDFPQFISEAQGGAFSPWGASFGFDTCAEFVDPDFTRQWGANNIGNGVTAFNYYMAFGGTNWGWTGSPSSGYTSYDYGAAIDENRQLTDKLAAQKEIGYFQAAVPQLASMRPLPSPEIAELEGAPVNGYERVATEDLESSATGNGTRYLGFRLNDSNSTTATRFTTSLTLGEEAEPRTVERVNDADPAVTYTGTGWQHASGQGWTAGDHGGDESFSNVAGDAVELTFSGTGIKVIAPRANNHGVGRVLIDGEEVGRTSTCLAAGGYANEYQTVAFEKNGLDPRNPHTIRIEVTGEVGCPDGNVEPGSFVAVDAFEITPPLYTVDDSQRSAEPGDGLLTYHSTDPADPWETASGQAWTQGNYLDTETFSDNAGDYVEYTFTGTGIQVIAPQSANHGVARVLIDGEEAGTFTTYSPPQNAAKQHVAFETRGLPDGEHTIRVEVTGEVGSATSSEPGAFVSVDAFNVLTPADDAAEAEPTGPTFERIPQQEGTYLTLHGRDALMLAADLRVGEHDVYYSTSQPVKDMPVEGARLLTVTGVAGDAGETVLHYAEEPRVETLDGEAPTTVWDAENGTLRLNYSHGAATYRISGGGTEEPLLLKVTTREDMAQLWSVAGAHDGATDGPNAEVLVTGAHLLRTVTFDGATAHLTGSMTEAGDIAVHLPPGVSEVTWNGEALSDAGTGPAGEVTGSVPGPAAVETPVLREWQTAAENPEADPAFDDAAWTVADSTSAANRRQGPGPVQGVVLDSNHYRFFEGDVWYRARYTATDATTISLTGNGGTGGPGHGRNSANMLVWVNGHYAGAAAAEGRAKTFQVPAGATVPGEEVVVSVLVRNQGQNLDWSDDGLSKQNRGLYDADLGAAGEVTWKLQGARDADTPLDTARTLYNNGGLYGERAGWHLPGYPDDAWAGATDLHAPEPGVHWYRTSFDLDVPAGQDTSFALDVRSERFDAGRSDRARTVMFVNGWNVGTWVGNVGPQTRFTIPSGFLDLDGTNEIAVAVTAEVAGHGPDAVSLVQVGSMTGGVPADQNEAPSFPEVAVTASTDLTEARRGETVTLAGAVELPALASGTLVEVSVHWGDGTEPAVLSGTQVEAEHRFTRAGTYPVTVVVRDAVGGAELARTETTVEVSHAVLPPGHGGTPPGQEGRA; from the coding sequence ATGCCCCAGCCCGATCGGAGAGCCGAGCACCGTCGTCGGCCTCGACGCCGCCTCCTGGCCACGGCGGGCGTCCTGGCGCTGGCCTTCACCGGCGCCGCCGTCGTCCCCGGTTCGCCGCCCGCCGCGGCCGAGCCCACGGCGGTCGCCGCTACGGAACAGGCCGTCCACAGCACGGAGATCTTCCCCGGCAACGACGGCCGTCCGCACAGGGTCACCTGGGACGAGAAGTCCTTCATGGTCGACGGCGAGCGCCTCAACGTCTGGTCCGGAGAGTTCCACTACTGGCGCCTGCCGAGCCCGGACCACTGGCGCGACCTGCTGCAGAAGATCAAGGCGAACGGTTTCAACGCCGTCTCGCTCTACTTCTTCTGGGGCCTCCACCAGACCACGTCGGGCGGGGAGTTCGACTTCTCCGGCGTCAAGGACATCGACCGCCTGCTCACGATGGCCGCCGAGGAGGGGCTGTACGTCATCGCCCGGCCCGGCCCGTACGTGAACGCCGAGATCTCGATGGGCGGCCTGCCGGCGTACCTGACCAACCGTGGACCCGGCCTCCGCACCACCGACCCGGAGAACCTCGCCGACTCGCTCGACTGGATCGACGCCTTCGACCGGATCGTTCTCGAGCACGAGGTCACCACCGGCAAGGGCTCGGTGATCATGTACCAGATCGAGAACGAGATGCTCAGCGAGAGCGCGGAGCGGGTGGCGTTCATGCGGGCGCTGAGCCAGAAGGTCCGCGACGACGGCATCTCCGTCCCGCTGTTCCACAACGACTACAACCTCGGCGGCCGGTTCGTGCCCGGCGAGGACGGCCCCGCGGGCGACGTCGGCCTGGACTTCTACGCCTACGACTCCTACCCGCTGGGCTTCAACTGCTCCGCCGGCCGCAACCGCATCACCGACACCGAGGCGACCTACCGCACCATCTCGCCCGACTTCCCGCAGTTCATCTCCGAGGCGCAGGGCGGCGCGTTCAGCCCGTGGGGCGCGTCCTTCGGGTTCGACACCTGCGCGGAGTTCGTCGACCCCGACTTCACCCGGCAGTGGGGTGCCAACAACATCGGCAACGGCGTCACCGCCTTCAACTACTACATGGCGTTCGGCGGGACGAACTGGGGCTGGACCGGCTCGCCGTCGTCCGGCTACACCTCCTATGACTACGGCGCCGCGATCGACGAGAACCGGCAGCTGACCGACAAGCTCGCGGCCCAGAAGGAGATCGGCTACTTCCAGGCCGCCGTCCCGCAGCTGGCGTCGATGCGCCCGCTGCCCTCCCCGGAGATCGCCGAGCTCGAGGGCGCCCCGGTCAACGGCTACGAGCGGGTGGCCACCGAGGATCTCGAGTCCTCCGCCACCGGGAACGGAACGCGCTACCTGGGCTTCCGCCTCAACGACTCCAACAGCACCACCGCGACCCGGTTCACCACGTCGCTCACGCTCGGCGAGGAGGCCGAGCCGCGGACCGTGGAGCGCGTGAACGACGCCGACCCCGCCGTGACCTACACCGGCACGGGCTGGCAGCACGCCTCCGGCCAGGGCTGGACGGCCGGCGACCACGGCGGCGACGAGTCCTTCTCGAACGTCGCGGGCGACGCCGTCGAGCTGACCTTCTCCGGCACCGGCATCAAGGTGATCGCGCCGAGGGCGAACAACCACGGCGTCGGCCGCGTGCTGATCGACGGCGAGGAGGTCGGCCGGACCAGCACCTGCCTGGCGGCCGGCGGCTACGCCAACGAGTACCAGACCGTCGCGTTCGAGAAGAACGGCCTGGACCCGCGTAACCCCCACACCATCCGCATCGAGGTCACCGGCGAGGTGGGCTGCCCGGACGGCAACGTCGAGCCCGGCTCCTTCGTCGCCGTCGACGCCTTCGAGATCACGCCGCCGCTGTACACGGTGGACGACTCCCAGCGCTCGGCGGAGCCCGGCGACGGCCTCCTCACCTACCACTCCACGGACCCGGCCGACCCGTGGGAGACCGCGTCCGGCCAGGCGTGGACACAGGGCAACTACCTCGACACCGAGACGTTCTCGGACAACGCCGGCGACTACGTCGAGTACACCTTCACCGGCACCGGCATCCAGGTCATCGCCCCGCAGTCCGCCAACCACGGCGTCGCGCGGGTGCTGATCGACGGCGAGGAGGCCGGGACCTTCACCACGTACAGCCCGCCGCAGAACGCGGCCAAGCAGCACGTGGCGTTCGAGACCCGCGGCCTGCCCGACGGCGAGCACACCATCCGCGTCGAGGTCACCGGCGAGGTGGGCTCGGCGACGAGCTCCGAGCCGGGCGCCTTCGTCTCCGTCGACGCCTTCAACGTCCTCACCCCGGCCGACGACGCCGCCGAGGCCGAGCCGACCGGCCCGACCTTCGAGCGCATCCCCCAGCAGGAGGGCACCTACCTGACCCTGCACGGCCGCGACGCCCTCATGCTGGCCGCCGACCTCAGGGTCGGCGAGCACGACGTCTACTACTCCACGTCCCAGCCGGTGAAGGACATGCCCGTCGAGGGGGCCCGCCTGCTCACCGTCACCGGCGTGGCCGGGGACGCCGGCGAGACCGTGCTGCACTACGCGGAGGAGCCGCGGGTCGAGACGCTCGACGGCGAGGCGCCCACCACGGTCTGGGACGCCGAGAACGGCACGCTGCGCCTGAACTACAGCCACGGCGCGGCCACCTACCGGATCTCCGGCGGCGGCACGGAGGAGCCGCTGCTCCTCAAGGTGACCACCCGGGAGGACATGGCGCAGCTGTGGTCCGTGGCCGGCGCGCACGACGGCGCCACCGACGGCCCGAACGCCGAGGTGCTCGTCACGGGCGCGCACCTGCTGCGCACCGTGACCTTCGACGGCGCGACCGCCCACCTGACCGGTTCGATGACCGAGGCCGGCGACATCGCCGTGCACCTGCCGCCCGGTGTCAGCGAGGTCACCTGGAACGGCGAGGCCCTGTCCGACGCCGGAACCGGGCCGGCGGGCGAGGTCACCGGCAGCGTGCCGGGACCGGCCGCCGTCGAGACCCCGGTGCTCCGGGAGTGGCAGACGGCGGCGGAGAACCCTGAGGCGGACCCCGCGTTCGACGACGCCGCGTGGACGGTTGCTGACTCGACGTCGGCCGCGAACCGCCGCCAGGGCCCGGGCCCGGTCCAGGGCGTGGTGCTCGACTCCAACCACTACCGCTTCTTCGAGGGCGACGTCTGGTACCGGGCCCGCTACACCGCCACCGACGCCACCACCATCTCCCTGACGGGCAACGGCGGCACCGGCGGTCCCGGGCACGGGCGCAACTCCGCGAACATGCTGGTCTGGGTCAACGGGCACTACGCGGGCGCCGCGGCGGCGGAGGGCCGGGCGAAGACTTTCCAGGTCCCGGCCGGGGCCACCGTCCCGGGCGAGGAGGTCGTCGTCTCGGTGCTCGTGCGCAACCAGGGCCAGAACCTGGACTGGTCCGACGACGGCCTGTCGAAGCAGAACCGCGGCCTGTACGACGCCGACCTCGGCGCGGCCGGCGAGGTGACCTGGAAGCTCCAGGGCGCCCGCGACGCCGACACCCCGCTCGACACCGCCCGGACGCTGTACAACAACGGCGGGCTGTACGGCGAGCGCGCCGGCTGGCACCTGCCCGGCTACCCGGACGACGCCTGGGCCGGGGCGACCGACCTGCACGCGCCCGAGCCCGGGGTGCACTGGTACCGCACGTCCTTCGACCTGGACGTGCCCGCCGGGCAGGACACCTCGTTCGCGCTCGACGTCCGCTCCGAGCGGTTCGACGCCGGGCGGTCCGACAGGGCACGCACCGTCATGTTCGTCAACGGCTGGAACGTGGGCACCTGGGTCGGGAACGTCGGCCCGCAGACGCGGTTCACCATCCCGTCAGGGTTCCTCGACCTGGACGGCACGAACGAGATCGCCGTCGCCGTCACGGCGGAGGTTGCCGGGCACGGACCCGACGCCGTCTCCCTCGTCCAGGTGGGCAGCATGACCGGCGGTGTCCCGGCGGACCAGAACGAGGCGCCGTCGTTCCCCGAGGTCGCCGTCACGGCGTCGACGGACCTCACCGAGGCAAGGCGTGGCGAGACGGTCACCCTCGCCGGAGCCGTCGAGCTGCCCGCCCTCGCGAGCGGCACGCTGGTCGAGGTGAGCGTCCACTGGGGCGACGGCACCGAGCCGGCGGTGCTGAGCGGCACCCAGGTGGAGGCGGAGCACCGCTTCACCAGGGCCGGCACCTACCCGGTCACGGTGGTGGTGCGCGACGCCGTCGGCGGGGCGGAGCTGGCACGGACCGAGACCACGGTCGAGGTCTCCCACGCGGTGCTGCCGCCCGGGCACGGCGGCACGCCGCCGGGGCAGGAGGGCCGGGCCTGA
- a CDS encoding universal stress protein produces the protein MSEELQVPAGAVVVGVDGSQRSVRAAEWAADEAQLWGTPLHLLYVLEWPAVAEGDDPGVTADVRTGAERLLAEQVERLTGDHPGLEVTGQVTVSQPAVALVEASRSAAVVVVGARGLGRFTGPLLGSVSQKVAAHAHGPVVVVREQVGELPGPVVVGADPLDPPTEALHLAFEEARRRGVGVRVVKGAGRRFAGGAQAPDSARMKLARQLEEAHERLRQVVDEVAAEFPGVDVELTESTSYPADAIVEEAGAESLVVVGSRGRGGLAGVLLGSVSRGVLHRAVAVLVVRVEPSRSGAT, from the coding sequence ATGAGCGAGGAGCTTCAGGTGCCCGCGGGCGCCGTCGTCGTCGGTGTCGACGGGTCCCAGCGGTCCGTGCGCGCGGCGGAGTGGGCGGCCGACGAGGCGCAGCTCTGGGGAACGCCGCTGCACCTGCTCTACGTCCTCGAGTGGCCGGCCGTGGCGGAGGGGGACGACCCGGGCGTCACGGCCGACGTCCGGACCGGTGCCGAGCGGCTCCTGGCGGAACAGGTCGAGCGGCTCACCGGCGACCACCCGGGGCTCGAGGTCACCGGCCAGGTGACCGTCTCCCAGCCCGCGGTGGCGCTGGTGGAGGCGTCGAGGTCGGCGGCGGTCGTCGTCGTCGGGGCACGAGGTCTCGGCCGCTTCACCGGTCCGCTGCTGGGGTCGGTCTCGCAGAAGGTCGCCGCCCACGCCCACGGCCCCGTCGTTGTGGTGCGGGAGCAGGTCGGTGAGCTGCCCGGGCCCGTGGTGGTGGGCGCGGACCCGCTCGACCCGCCCACCGAGGCGCTGCACCTGGCGTTCGAGGAGGCACGACGGCGCGGCGTCGGCGTGAGGGTGGTCAAGGGGGCGGGGCGCCGGTTCGCCGGCGGGGCGCAGGCCCCGGACTCGGCGCGCATGAAGCTCGCCCGGCAGCTCGAGGAGGCGCACGAGCGTCTGCGCCAGGTGGTCGACGAGGTGGCGGCCGAGTTCCCCGGCGTGGACGTCGAGCTCACGGAGAGCACGTCCTACCCGGCCGACGCCATCGTGGAGGAGGCCGGGGCGGAGAGCCTCGTGGTTGTCGGGAGCCGCGGTCGCGGTGGGCTCGCCGGCGTGCTGCTCGGGTCGGTCAGCCGGGGGGTGCTGCACCGCGCCGTCGCGGTCCTGGTGGTGCGGGTGGAGCCGTCGCGGTCCGGGGCGACGTAG
- a CDS encoding dihydrofolate reductase family protein, protein MGKIVLSISVSLDGYYEGPDREIDWHLVDEELHQHFNDWLSQAGAFLEGRITYELMAGYWPRAGEDPSVTPVEKEFGQIWVDMPKIAFSRTLDERAQWNTVVWREVDREEIEALKERTEGDLVVGGPDLAASFAALDLIDEYRIYVHPVLIGRGRPLFPTTDVRTPLRLTGTHTFGNGVVQLRYEVVRAGGGSAGSPG, encoded by the coding sequence GTGGGGAAGATCGTCCTGTCCATCTCCGTCTCCCTGGACGGGTACTACGAGGGACCCGACCGCGAGATCGACTGGCATCTGGTCGACGAGGAGCTGCACCAGCACTTCAACGACTGGCTGAGCCAGGCCGGCGCCTTCCTCGAGGGACGCATCACCTACGAGCTCATGGCCGGCTACTGGCCCCGCGCCGGGGAGGACCCTTCGGTCACGCCCGTGGAGAAGGAGTTCGGGCAGATCTGGGTGGACATGCCGAAGATCGCGTTCTCCCGCACCCTCGACGAGCGCGCGCAGTGGAACACGGTGGTGTGGCGCGAGGTCGACCGGGAGGAGATCGAGGCGCTCAAGGAGCGCACGGAGGGCGACCTCGTGGTGGGCGGGCCGGACCTCGCCGCGTCCTTCGCCGCGCTGGACCTCATCGACGAGTACCGAATCTACGTCCATCCCGTCCTCATCGGCCGGGGGCGGCCCCTCTTCCCGACGACGGACGTGCGGACCCCCCTGCGCCTCACCGGGACGCACACCTTCGGCAACGGGGTGGTCCAGCTGCGCTACGAGGTGGTCCGGGCGGGCGGCGGGTCGGCGGGGTCCCCCGGCTGA
- a CDS encoding universal stress protein translates to MLEARMDVPSGAVVAGFDGSARSRRAVDWAAGEAERHGAPLLVVAAVRPPPMVEGGVSPVTEDDVLAPARREVEAEVARVRREHPGATVDGTAVTGSPAVVLVRASERAGLVVVGARGHGPFAGSLLGSVSQKVLAHAHGPVVVVDEEAPSQLPGPVVVGADPADPPLEALRYAFDEARRRGVGVVVVSAAERTRTAHPYSPRVSEFFASQAAEDQEALRRLVEEMARERGVEAEIRLLPGHPADAILGVAGTESFVVVGSRGHGGLAGLLLGSVSREVLLRAPVAAVVRVRDRDRAEE, encoded by the coding sequence GTGTTGGAGGCACGGATGGACGTCCCCTCGGGGGCGGTCGTCGCGGGGTTCGACGGTTCGGCACGGTCGCGCCGGGCCGTGGACTGGGCGGCCGGCGAGGCGGAGCGGCACGGCGCCCCGCTCCTGGTGGTGGCCGCGGTGCGCCCGCCCCCGATGGTCGAGGGCGGTGTGTCGCCCGTGACCGAGGACGACGTGCTCGCCCCGGCCCGCCGGGAGGTCGAGGCAGAGGTCGCGCGGGTGCGGCGGGAGCACCCCGGCGCCACGGTCGACGGCACGGCCGTCACCGGCAGTCCCGCCGTCGTCCTGGTCCGGGCCTCGGAGCGGGCCGGCCTGGTCGTCGTGGGCGCTCGCGGCCACGGACCGTTCGCCGGGTCCCTCCTGGGCTCGGTCTCCCAGAAGGTCCTCGCGCACGCGCACGGACCGGTGGTCGTGGTCGACGAGGAGGCGCCGTCGCAGCTTCCGGGGCCCGTCGTCGTCGGTGCCGACCCGGCCGACCCGCCGCTCGAGGCCCTGCGGTACGCGTTCGACGAGGCCCGGCGCCGCGGCGTGGGCGTCGTCGTGGTCAGCGCCGCCGAGCGGACGCGGACGGCGCACCCCTACTCGCCCCGGGTGAGCGAGTTCTTCGCGAGCCAGGCGGCGGAGGACCAGGAGGCGCTGCGGCGTCTCGTGGAGGAGATGGCGCGCGAGCGGGGGGTCGAGGCCGAGATCCGCCTGCTGCCGGGGCACCCCGCCGACGCCATCCTGGGCGTCGCCGGGACGGAGAGCTTCGTCGTCGTCGGCAGCCGTGGGCACGGCGGGCTCGCCGGCCTGCTGCTCGGCTCGGTGAGCCGGGAGGTGCTTCTGCGGGCGCCCGTGGCCGCCGTCGTCCGGGTCCGGGACCGGGACCGCGCTGAGGAGTGA
- a CDS encoding MFS transporter: protein MATFALLWSAQPLLVLIGQEFSVSATEASLLLSAATAALAAAVLPLARLSERFGRARVIGAGLALAVVAGLGLVLAGSWPAVLALRTLQGAALAAVPAAALAWVAEEVHPRAVTQLGGLYIAGTSIGGMGGRLLAGGAAELWGWRGALLTVALISTALAAAALALLPRSRHRGRRVVPTALPDDGDPYRATRLRLYAVGGLGMAMFVGIYNVIVYRTHAEPYSLGVGLGSMFFLTYAAGTLTSAQAGRLTARAGVRGTVLLGLATCAAGVLVTLATPLWAIWVGLLLLAGGFFVAHAVASSTVAGVAPRPSAAAGRYTLAYYLGSSVGGVLLGQAWEVGAWGGTAVAALVIIAVAGAAAAGLPRRPLGAGAPRTTRRS from the coding sequence ATGGCGACCTTCGCGCTGCTGTGGTCCGCGCAGCCGCTGCTCGTCCTCATCGGCCAGGAGTTCTCCGTCAGCGCCACCGAGGCGAGCCTTCTGCTGTCCGCGGCGACGGCGGCCCTCGCCGCCGCCGTGCTGCCGCTGGCCCGGCTCTCGGAGCGGTTCGGCCGGGCCCGGGTGATCGGAGCGGGACTGGCACTCGCCGTCGTCGCAGGCCTCGGTCTGGTGCTCGCAGGCAGCTGGCCCGCGGTCCTCGCGCTGCGCACGCTGCAGGGGGCGGCGCTGGCCGCGGTGCCCGCCGCCGCGCTCGCCTGGGTGGCCGAGGAGGTCCACCCGCGGGCCGTGACGCAGCTCGGCGGTCTCTACATCGCGGGGACGAGCATCGGCGGGATGGGCGGCCGCCTGCTTGCGGGCGGTGCCGCGGAGCTGTGGGGCTGGCGCGGCGCCCTGCTCACGGTCGCCCTCATCTCCACCGCCCTCGCAGCCGCGGCCCTGGCCCTGCTGCCTCGGTCGCGCCACCGAGGCCGGCGCGTCGTTCCCACGGCCCTGCCGGACGACGGCGACCCCTACCGTGCGACCCGCCTGCGCCTGTACGCGGTGGGCGGCCTGGGGATGGCGATGTTCGTCGGCATCTACAACGTGATCGTCTACCGCACGCACGCCGAGCCGTACTCGCTGGGCGTGGGTCTCGGGTCGATGTTCTTCCTGACCTACGCGGCCGGCACGCTCACCTCCGCGCAGGCCGGGCGGCTGACCGCCCGTGCCGGCGTGCGGGGAACGGTCCTGCTCGGTCTGGCCACCTGCGCGGCCGGGGTCCTGGTCACGCTGGCGACCCCGCTGTGGGCGATCTGGGTCGGGCTGCTGCTGCTGGCCGGCGGGTTCTTCGTCGCGCACGCGGTGGCCAGCTCCACCGTCGCCGGGGTGGCTCCGCGTCCGTCCGCGGCTGCCGGCCGCTACACGCTGGCGTACTACCTCGGCTCGTCGGTCGGGGGCGTCCTGCTCGGGCAGGCGTGGGAGGTCGGCGCGTGGGGCGGCACCGCCGTCGCCGCGCTGGTGATCATCGCCGTCGCCGGTGCGGCCGCGGCCGGGCTGCCGCGGCGGCCGCTGGGTGCCGGAGCGCCTCGCACGACTCGACGTAGTTGA
- a CDS encoding universal stress protein yields the protein MAAQLQVPSGAVVVGVDGSDRSVRAVDWAAAEAERRGAPLHLVYAFEWPALTEGYEPMSSDEMLQPGNRMVEEHVARVRETHPGLAVSGQAALGRPSVVLVEASRRAAVVVVGARGLGRFTGPLLGSVSQKVAAHAHGPVIVVRQQVADLPGPVVVGADPEDPPREALTYAFEEARRRGTGVLVVAVSHELPFRAEYPEAALLRMSQQVEWAERHLRQIVDELAAEHDGVPVDLRISNAYPVDAIVEAAGTQSLVVVGSRGHGGLASVLLGSISRGVLHRAPVVAVVRVFHEPVVETAETAGT from the coding sequence ATGGCTGCACAGCTGCAGGTGCCGTCCGGCGCCGTCGTCGTGGGGGTCGACGGGTCCGACAGATCCGTGCGTGCCGTGGACTGGGCCGCGGCGGAGGCGGAGCGCCGCGGTGCCCCCCTCCACCTCGTCTACGCCTTCGAGTGGCCGGCCCTGACGGAGGGCTACGAGCCGATGTCCTCCGACGAGATGCTGCAGCCCGGCAACCGCATGGTCGAGGAGCACGTCGCACGCGTCCGCGAGACGCATCCCGGGCTGGCCGTGTCCGGCCAGGCGGCGCTGGGACGCCCCTCCGTCGTCCTCGTCGAAGCCTCGCGGCGCGCCGCGGTGGTGGTGGTCGGGGCGCGGGGCCTCGGGCGGTTCACCGGGCCGCTGCTGGGCTCGGTGTCGCAGAAGGTCGCCGCGCACGCCCACGGGCCCGTCATCGTCGTGCGCCAGCAGGTGGCGGACCTGCCCGGGCCCGTGGTGGTCGGCGCGGACCCCGAGGACCCGCCGCGGGAGGCGCTCACGTACGCGTTCGAGGAGGCGCGCCGCCGCGGCACCGGGGTCCTGGTCGTGGCGGTCAGCCACGAGCTGCCCTTCCGGGCGGAGTACCCGGAGGCGGCGCTGCTGCGGATGTCCCAGCAGGTGGAGTGGGCCGAGCGGCACCTGCGCCAGATCGTCGACGAGCTCGCGGCCGAGCACGACGGCGTCCCGGTCGACCTCCGGATCTCCAACGCCTACCCCGTCGACGCGATCGTCGAGGCCGCCGGCACGCAGAGTCTCGTGGTCGTCGGGAGCCGTGGGCACGGCGGGCTGGCGAGCGTCCTGCTCGGTTCCATCAGCCGCGGCGTGCTGCACCGCGCGCCCGTGGTCGCCGTCGTCCGGGTCTTCCACGAACCGGTGGTGGAGACGGCGGAGACGGCCGGGACCTGA